From Macrobrachium nipponense isolate FS-2020 chromosome 6, ASM1510439v2, whole genome shotgun sequence, a single genomic window includes:
- the LOC135216343 gene encoding uncharacterized protein LOC135216343 isoform X2, which yields MRRMKIRAVPNIGGGGNIQRVNQQRKPPDVNPDAQSSTETSKTKTDTHGTTNTLLEQSVAGNSSKTELVDNGETTGKKAAITIELDSSDVKQVGLETVCSKSDSPTFHSYQNTCSSEDCDRDKVCPDVEVLPTFSSEKRKEPLSNIDDEIQEVAATESIQCLGTYKRLHSPLKPSSTELSATSNEVEIALETRNELSAAFDGKTVCSSLDNAENSKSRSSSDGKTVNISLDNAENSQPNIRKSNERSPKHDANPLSPVSVVNCVTDDGSKGTGNISSVSTEVVIDDEKLNGTETEKSVITLESDTVSVASVGMSREKTPPVPLGTLTRRPKIRAKPSFISNIGKKTSSLSKKEVSVPVTPVIKAQTAEVILDDEDNTNGNSLSKSNEATSIEERNEVEIQDSQCLGAKSQEILLDDGNDIQGVGSKDVLTKRNEGTNGIPNGHSDDVLFEKIVVDKGEMLVPPVQIISQEKSLPKVVGPSIRRRKINAMPSIVKFGRKQTLGVESSRTSDDINHGKSDQDKQITQLAVNGTSNSGNSSSNGTFEVEEKMTKEVDEKEISAKQNKEIITEESFNSLSSVHTENKQDLPTSTEDSESFFPLKLSQSDSSENSGSANIKITESIPQVSTAESTPSISLSNNIRRSKIRAKPSLFSKRKTLQVEVQEDLVEVGKESKVAEGAKDQTQARLLAEKISEDKAGKTRNEISTDCSLATSDNVNNQTQTRILAEKLSDEKAGENKIEKNTDHCDAVPDSICKSNEALESTQSVSKSSVIAKKRQFSEGGGHFDTKTKKGTLYNRKKVDTAVNELAISDDSGGDKENSSKCVSVGKTARRERHVKESGKVPTYTKSKSKLLRHDSQDKKPTVKSEKKLNSSDNFDSDSEESLQKKIFRERKEKFRKKLSQSQGNIERGQMTMFDLIFWNPINNPMPGRTEMNKKKDNVSSGGVDDVASDILEEQMVDDLGLECKSVAEESKPNSPGSHRDEVEGCDEDGLSPKSNQLDAENCEGDEDKKKEEDEEESVRDVFAPQVKIGPNGQIILDEQSIKIQTTAAKNRDEILSKAEVVEESNDTAHYGKWNKKRRRSCEWTLKETARFYKALSTVGTDFSLMETLFTWRSRAELKTKFKKEERTNRELVDRALKDSTQFDFTPFDEESDYDPEEDRKASRIAERAEAKRKRLEMKQSQKEEERLRKKMQMRENIKRNKERQAVLRKVRNQMKSKKKAKRTTDTDQLNDAVDDGVSASDSDAEYEPSQKLGLKASGQDPVPDLPRKRRVVKPKLKNSDQDPAEDLPRKRRVLKKKRPKTWFWEW from the exons ATGAGGCGGATGAAAATCCGGGCCGTGCCCAACATTGGGGGTGGTGGGAACATACAGCGAGTTAACCAGCAGAGGAAGCCTCCtgatgtgaaccctgatgctcagTCATCCACA GAAACTTCAAAGACGAAGACTGATACTCATGGAACTACCAATACATTGCTTGAACAATCTGTAGCAGGTAACTCATCAAAAACTGAGCTAGTTGATAATGGAGAGACTACTGGAAAGAAAGCTGCCATTACAATTGAACTAGATTCTAGTGATGTAAAGCAAGTTGGATTGGAAACCGTATGCTCTAAGTCTGATAGTCCAACTTTTCACTCATATCAAAATACTTGCAGCAGtgaagactgtgatagagatAAAGTTTGCCCAGATGTAGAGGTACTACCAACATTTTCCTCCGAGAAAAGAAAAGAACCATTATCAAATATTGACGATGAAATCCAAGAGGTTGCAGCAACTGAAAGCATTCAGTGTTTGGGAACCTATAAAAGATTGCATTCTCCACTCAAGCCAAGTTCAACAGAGCTTTCTGCAACTTCAAATGAAGTTGAAATTGCTTTAGAGACTCGGAATGAACTATCAGCTGCATTTGATGGGAAGACAGTCTGTTCATCACTTGATAATGCTGAAAATTCAAAGTCCAGGTCATCTTCTGATGGAAAGACAGTCAATATATCATTGGATAATGCAGAAAATTCACAGCCCAACATTAGAAAATCAAATGAGAGGAGTCCAAAACATGACGCAAATCCATTGTCCCCTGTTAGTGTTGTAAATTGTGTAACAGATGATGGCAGTAAAGGAACAGGCAATATTAGTTCAGTAAGTACAGAAGTGGTAATAGATGATGAGAAACTGAATGGCACAGAAACTGAAAAAAGTGTTATAACCTTAGAAAGTGACACGGTAAGTGTAGCCTCAGTTGGCATGAGTAGGGAAAAGACACCACCTGTACCCCTGGGAACACTCACTAGGAGGCCTAAGATACGTGCAAAACCATCATTTATTAGTAATATTGGAAAGAAAACATCGAGCCTTAGCAAAAAGGAAGTAAGTGTACCAGTTACTCCTGTAATTAAAGCACAGACTGCAGAAGTGATATTGGATGATGAAGATAATACTAATGGTAATTCATTATCCAAAAGCAATGAGGCTACATCTATTGAAGAGAGAAATGAAGTAGAAATTCAAGACTCTCAATGTCTCGGTGCAAAATCCCAGGAGATATTATTAGATGATGGTAATGACATACAGGGAGTTGGCAGTAAAGATGTGTTAACTAAGAGAAATGAAGGGACTAATGGAATCCCAAATGGTCATTCTGATGATGTCTTGTTTGAGAAAATAGTTGTAGATAAAGGAGAGATGTTGGTGCCACCTGTGCAGATTATTTCCCAAGAGAAATCATTGCCCAAAGTAGTTGGCCCAAGTATCAGACGACGTAAAATTAATGCAATGCCGTCCATAGTGAAATTTGGAAGAAAACAGACGCTAGGTGTTGAGTCTTCAAGAACTTCTGATGATATAAACCATGGAAAATCAGATCAAGACAAGCAAATTACCCAGTTGGCTGTTAATGGAACCAGTAATagtggtaatagcagtagtaatggGACTTTTGAGGTGGAAGAAAAAATGACAAAGGAAGTTGATGAAAAGGAAATTAGTgccaaacaaaacaaagaaattattacAGAAGAAAGCTTTAACTCCTTGTCATCAGTGCATACTGAAAATAAACAGGATTTGCCAACCTCAACCGAAGATAGTGAATCATTTTTTCCATTGAAACTATCACAGTCTGACTCTTCTGAGAATAGTGGTTCagcaaacataaaaataacagaaagtaTACCACAAGTCAGTACTGCTGAGAGTACACCGTCCATATCCTTGTCTAATAATATAAGGCGATCTAAGATTCGTGCGAAGCCTTCCcttttttctaaaagaaagacACTTCAAGTTGAAGTTCAAGAGGATTTGGTGGAGGTTGGCAAAGAAAGTAAAGTTGCAGAAGGTGCTAAGGACCAAACACAAGCAAGATTACTTGCGGAAAAGATATCGGAGGACAAAGCGGGCAAGACTAGAAATGAAATTAGCACTGATTGTTCTTTAGCAACATCAGATAATGTCAATAACCAAACACAAACAAGAATACTTGCTGAAAAGTTATCAGATGAGAAAGCTGGTGagaataaaattgagaaaaatactGATCACTGTGATGCAGTGCCAGATAGTATATGTAAGTCGAATGAAGCCCTGGAGAGCACACAATCTGTTTCTAAAAGTAGTGTCATTGCTAAGAAAAGACAGTTTTCTGAAGGAGGTGGTCAttttgatactaaaacaaaaaaaggaactcTGTATAATAGGAAAAAGGTAGATACTGCAGTAAATGAATTAGCCATTAGTGATGACAGTGGTGGGGACAAAGAAAATTCCTCTAAATGCGTAAGTGTTGGAAAAACTGCAAGACGAGAGCGCCACGTTAAAGAATCAGGCAAAGTACCAACTTACActaaaagtaaatcaaaattgTTGCGACATGACTCGCAAGATAAAAAACCGACAGTCAAATCTGAAAAGAAGTTGAATTCTAGTGATAATTTTGATAGTGATTCTGAAGAAAGCTTGCAAAAAAAGATTTTcagggaaaggaaagaaaagttcAGAAAGAAACTTAGTCAGAGTCAAGGGAATATAGAACGTGGTCAGATGACAATGTTTGATTTAATCTTTTGGAATCCAATCAATAACCCTATGCCAGGTAgaactgaaatgaataaaaagaaggatAATGTCAGTTCGGGTGGTGTAGATGATGTAGCTTCAGATATTTTGGAAGAACAAATGGTTGATGACCTTGGGTTGGAGTGTAAAAGTGTTGCAGAAGAATCAAAACCTAACTCACCTGGCTCTCACAGAGATGAAGTAGAGGGGTGTGATGAAGATGGTTTATCCCCCAAATCAAACCAGCTTGATGCGGAAAATTGTGAAGGAGAcgaagacaaaaaaaaggaggaggatgaagaggagtCTGTTCGTGATGTTTTTGCACCTCAGGTTAAAATTGGTCCTAATGGACAAATTATTTTAGATGAACAAAGTATAAAAATTCAGACAACAGCAGCAAAGAATCGCGATGAAATCTTGAGTAAAGCCGAGGTGGTTGAAGAAAGTAACGACACTGCTCATTATGGGAAGTGGAATAAGAAACGAAGACGCTCTTGCGAGTGGACCCTGAAGGAGACTGCGCGGTTTTACAAGGCTTTGTCCACAGTAGGGACTGATTTCTCTCTCATGGAAACTCTCTTTACTTGGAGGTCTAGAGCagaattgaaaacaaaattcaaaaaagaagAACGGACTAATAGGGAGCTTGTGGATAGAGCTCTTAAGGATTCTACGCAGTTTGACTTCACACCATTTGATGAGGAGTCTG ACTATGACCCAGAGGAGGACAGGAAAGCGTCCCGTATTGCCGAGAGAGCAGAGGCCAAACGTAAGCGACTTGAAATGAAGCAATCGCAGAAAGAAGAGGAGAGGTTAAGGAAAAAAATGCAgatgagagaaaatataaagagGAATAAAGAACGCCAAGCAGTACTGAGAAAAGTAAGGAATCAGATGAAATCGAAAAAGAAAG CTAAGAGAACAACAGATACAGATCAGTTAAACGATGCAGTGGATGATGGCGTTAGTGCTAGCGATTCAGATGCTGAATATGAGCCTTCTCAGAAATTAGGGTTGAAGGCTAGTGGCCAAGATCCTGTACCAGATTTGCCAAGGAAAAGAAGAGTTGTGAAACCAAAGTTGAAGAATAGCGATCAAGATCCTGCAGAAGACCTACCAAGGAAAAGAAGAGTGTTGAAGAAGAAAAGACCGAAGACATG